In one Chroicocephalus ridibundus chromosome Z, bChrRid1.1, whole genome shotgun sequence genomic region, the following are encoded:
- the CCNH gene encoding cyclin-H has product MYHSSTQKRHWTFSSEEDLARCRAEANRKFRFKAVSSGKVQQNDPILLEPHEELAICKYYEKRLVDFCAVFKPAMPRSVVGTACVYFKRFYLNNSVMEYHPRIIMLTCAFLACKVDEFNVSSAQFVGNLRESPLGQEKALEQILEYELLLIQQLNFHLIVHNPYRPFEGFLIDLKTRYPVLDNPEVLRKTADDFLNRVALTDAYLLFSPSQIALTAILSSGSRAGINMESYLSESLMLKEDRISLAKLLDGMKCMKNLIKKYELPRPEEVAALKQKLEKCHGSELSLNVNPKKRKGYEDDEYVAKKSKMDEEEWTDDDLTDLV; this is encoded by the exons ATGTACCACAGCAGCACGCAGAAGCGGCACTGGACTTTCAGCAGCGAGGAGGACCTGGCCCGCTGCCGGGCCGAGGCTAACCGCAAGTTCCGCTTCAAAGCGGTGTCCAGCGGGaag GTCCAGCAGAACGACCCTATCCTTCTGGAGCCCCACGAGGAGCTAGCGATATGCAAGTACTACGAAAAGCGGTTGGTGGACTTCTGCGCTGTCTTCAAGCCTGCCATGCCGAGATCCGTGGTG ggaaCAGCTTGCGTGTATTTCAAACGTTTTTACCTCAATAACTCAGTGATGGAGTATCATCCTCGGATAATAAT gcTCACATGTGCATTTTTGGCTTGTAAAGTAGATGAATTTAATGTGTCCAGTGCACAGTTTGTTGGTAACCTTCGAGAAAGCCCTCTTGGACAGGAGAAGGCTCTTGAACAAATACTGGAATATGAACTACTGCTTATTCAGCAACTGAACTTCCACCTTATTGTCCACAATCCATACAGGCCATTTGAGGGATTTCTAATTGATTTGAAG ACTCGTTATCCAGTGCTGGACAACCCTgaagttttaaggaaaacagcTGATGACTTCCTCAATCGAGTGGCTCTGACAGATGCGTATCTGCTCTTTTCTCCCTCACAGATAGCTCTCACTGCTATATTATCTAGTGGTTCAAGAGCAGGAATTAATATGGAAAG TTATTTATCAGAAAGTCTTATGCTGAAAGAAGACAGAATATCCTTAGCAAAGCTACTAGATGGCATGAAAT GCATGAAAAATCTCATAAAGAAATACGAACTGCCGAGGCCTGAAGAGGTTGCTGCACTAAAACAGAAATTAGAGAAGTGTCACGGCTCGGAACTTTCGCTTAATGTGAACCC gaagaagaggaaaggctatgaagatgatgaatATGTTGCAAAGAAGTCTAAAATGGATGAG GAAGAGTGGACGGATGATGATCTTACGGATTTGGTGTAA